The Apodemus sylvaticus chromosome 22, mApoSyl1.1, whole genome shotgun sequence genome includes a region encoding these proteins:
- the Sun1 gene encoding SUN domain-containing protein 1 isoform X4, which translates to MWRVFSPRPGRRGRGLRRRREAAWSETVNMDFSRLHTYTPPQCVPENTGYTYALSSSYSSDALDFETEHRLEPVFDSPRMSRRSLRLVTTTATYSSGDSQAVDTHISNSRATPAKGRETRTVKQRRSASKPAFSINHLSGKGLSSSTSHDSSCSLRSATVLRHPVLDESLIREQTKVDHFWGLDDDGDLKGGNKAATQGNGDLAAEVASSNGYTCRDCRMLSARTDALTAHSATHGTTSRVYSRDRTLKPCGASFYLDRTLWLAKYTSSSLASFIVQLFQVVLMKFNFESETYKLKGYESRAYDSQSHEAEAHLHHCGRMTAGELSRVDGESLCDVLVRALHRIRAAGWSVAETMWSVLWLAVTAPGKAASGTFWWLGSGWYQFVTLISWLNVFLLTRCLRNICKVFVLLLPFLLLLGAGFSLWGQGNFFSLLPMLNWTAMQSTQRVDDSKGMHRPGPLPPSPPPKVDHKASQWPQESDMGQRVASLSAQCHSHNERLAELTVLLQKLQNRVEQVDDGREGLSLWVRDMVGQHLQEMGALEPPDTKTDFLTFHHDHEVRLSNLEDVLRKLTEKSEAIQKELEETRLRAGSRDEEQPLLDRVQHLELELNLLRSQLSDWQHLRTSCAQADARIQETVQLMFSEDQQGGSLEWLIQKLSSRFVSKDELQVLLRDLELKLLQNITHHITVTGQAPTSEAIVSAVNQAGISGITEAQAHAIVSNALKLYSQDKTGMVDFALESGGGSILSTRCSETYETKTALLSLFGVPLWYFSQSPRVVIQPDIYPGNCWAFKGSQGYLVVRLSMKIYPTTFTMEHIPKTLSPTGNISSAPRDFAVYGLETEYQEEGQPLGRFTYDQEGDSLQMFHTLERPDRAFQIVELRVLSNWGHPEYTCLYRFRVHGEPIQ; encoded by the exons CATGGTCTGAGACGGTGAACATGGACTTTTCTCGGCTGCACACGTATACCCCACCCCAGTGTGTGCCAGAGAACACTGGGTACACCTACGCACTCAG TTCTAGTTATTCTTCGGATGCTCTGGATTTTGAGACTGAGCACAGGTTGGAACCTGTATTTGACTCTCCAAGGATGTCCCGCCGAAGCTTGCGCCTGGTCACAACAACAGCTACGTACAGCAGTGGGGACAGCCAGGCTGTTGACACGCACATCAGCAACAGCAGGGCCACCCCGGCCAAGGGGAGAGAAACCAG GACAGTCAAACAGAGAAGAAGTGCAAGCAAGCCAGCTTTTAGTATCAACCACCTGTCAGGAAAGGGCTTGTCCTCGAGCACAAGCCACGACAGCTCTTGCAGCCTGCGGAGTGCCACGGTGCTGCGGCATCCTGTGCTAGACGAGTCTCTGATTCGTGAGCAGACCAAAGTGGACCACTTCTGGG gtcTCGATGATGACGGCGACCTTAAAG GTGGAAATAAAGCTGCCACTCAGGGAAATGGTGACCTGGCAGCGGAGGTGGCGAGCAGCAATGGATACACCTGCCGCGACTGCAGGATGCTCTCAGCGCGCACTGACGCACTCACAGCCCACTCTGCCACCCACGGGACCACCTCCAGGGTTTACTCCAGGGATCGAACTCTCAAACCAT GCGGTGCGTCCTTTTACCTGGATAGGACTCTGTGGCTGGCCAAGTACACCTCCTCATCCTTGGCATCATTTATAGTTCAACTTTTTCAAGTGGTTTTAATGAAGTTCAATTTTGAATCAGAAACTTACAAATTGAAAGGCTATGAATCCAGAGCTTATGACTCACAGAGCCATGAGGCAGAAg CCCATCTCCATCACTGTGGGAGGATGACTGCCGGAGAACTTTCCAGAGTGGACGGGGAGTCCCTGT GTGACGTCTTGGTTCGAGCACTGCACAGGATTAGAGCTGCTGGGTGGTCTGTGGCCGAGACCATGTGGTCGGTGCTCTGGCTGGCTGTCACTGCTCCAG GGAAGGCAGCCTCTGGAACCTTCTGGTGGTTAGGGAGTGGCTGGTACCAATTTGTTACTTTGATTTCTTGGCTGAATGTGTTTCTTCTTACCAG GTGCCTTCGGAATATTTGCAAGGTTTTTGTCTTGCTCCTCCCATTCCTACTTTTACTAG GTGCTGGTTTCTCTCTGTGGGGCCAGGGCAACTTCTTCTCACTCCTACCAATGCTGAATTGGACAGCTATGCAGTCAACACAGAGGGTGGACGATTCCAAGGGCATGCATAGACCTGGCCCTCTTCCCCCGAGCCCACCTCCAAAG GTTGATCACAAGGCTTCCCAGTGGCCTCAGGAGAGTGACATGGGGCAGAGGGTAGCCTCTTTGAGTGCACAGTGCCACAGCCACAATGAGAGACTTGCAGAGCTGACAGTCCTGCTTCAGAAACTCCAGAACCGAGTAGAGCAAGTGGATGACGGCAGGGAAGGGCTGTCGCTGTGGGTCAGGGATATGGTTGGACAGCACCTGCAGGAGATGGGTGCCCTAGAACCCCCTGATACTAAG ACTGACTTCCTGACTTTCCACCATGACCATGAAGTGCGTCTCTCCAACTTGGAAGATGTTCTTAGAAAACTGACTGAAAAATCTGAG GCTATCCAGAAGGAACTGGAAGAAACCAGGCTGAGAGCAGGCAG CAGGGATGAAGAGCAGCCCCTCCTCGACCGTGTGCAGCACCTAGAACTGGAACTGAACTTGCTGAGGTCACAGCTGTCAGACTGGCAGCATCTGAGGACCAGCTGTGCACAG GCTGATGCCCGCATCCAGGAGACTGTACAGCTCATGTTCTCTGAGGATCAGCAGGGTGGCTCCCTTGAGTGGCTAATACAGAAGCTTTCTTCTCGGTTCGTGAGCAAGGATGAGCTGCAGGTGCTTTTGCGTGACCTTGAGCTGAAACTGCTGCAGAACATCACACACCACATCACCGTGACAGGACAGGCCCCCACGTCCGAGGCGATTGTGTCTGCCGTGAATCAGGCAGGGATTTCAGGAATCACAGAAGCG CAAGCGCATGCCATTGTGAGCAATGCTCTGAAGCTGTACTCCCAAGACAAGACTGGGATGGTGGACTTTGCTCTGGAGTCTGGAG GTGGCAGCATCCTAAGCACTCGGTGCTCCGAGACCTATGAGACCAAGACGGCGCTGCTGAGCCTGTTTGGGGTCCCGCTGTGGTACTTCTCACAGTCACCTCGCGTGGTGATCCAG CCCGACATCTACCCAGGGAATTGCTGGGCATTCAAAGGTTCCCAGGGGTACCTGGTGGTCCGGTTGTCCATGAAGATCTACCCAACCACATTCACCATGGAGCACATTCCAAAGACGCTGTCACCCACTGGTAACATCTCCAGTGCCCCCAGAGACTTTGCAGTCTAT GGACTGGAAACGGAGTATCAGGAAGAGGGGCAGCCTCTGGGACGGTTCACCTATGACCAGGAAGGGGACTCACTCCAGATGTTCCACACACTG GAAAGACCTGACCGAGCCTTCCAGATAGTAGAGCTCCGGGTCCTGTCCAACTGGGGCCACCCTGAGTACACTTGCCTTTACCGGTTCCGAGTCCATGGAGAGCCCATCCAGTAG
- the Sun1 gene encoding SUN domain-containing protein 1 isoform X1 — MWRVFSPRPGRRGRGLRRRREAAWSETVNMDFSRLHTYTPPQCVPENTGYTYALSSSYSSDALDFETEHRLEPVFDSPRMSRRSLRLVTTTATYSSGDSQAVDTHISNSRATPAKGRETRTVKQRRSASKPAFSINHLSGKGLSSSTSHDSSCSLRSATVLRHPVLDESLIREQTKVDHFWGLDDDGDLKGGNKAATQGNGDLAAEVASSNGYTCRDCRMLSARTDALTAHSATHGTTSRVYSRDRTLKPCGASFYLDRTLWLAKYTSSSLASFIVQLFQVVLMKFNFESETYKLKGYESRAYDSQSHEAEAHLHHCGRMTAGELSRVDGESLCDDYQGKKHHETHTATPLQPPQPHRAAGAMGRLCTYTGDVLVRALHRIRAAGWSVAETMWSVLWLAVTAPGKAASGTFWWLGSGWYQFVTLISWLNVFLLTRCLRNICKVFVLLLPFLLLLGAGFSLWGQGNFFSLLPMLNWTAMQSTQRVDDSKGMHRPGPLPPSPPPKVDHKASQWPQESDMGQRVASLSAQCHSHNERLAELTVLLQKLQNRVEQVDDGREGLSLWVRDMVGQHLQEMGALEPPDTKTDFLTFHHDHEVRLSNLEDVLRKLTEKSEAIQKELEETRLRAGSRDEEQPLLDRVQHLELELNLLRSQLSDWQHLRTSCAQADARIQETVQLMFSEDQQGGSLEWLIQKLSSRFVSKDELQVLLRDLELKLLQNITHHITVTGQAPTSEAIVSAVNQAGISGITEAQAHAIVSNALKLYSQDKTGMVDFALESGGGSILSTRCSETYETKTALLSLFGVPLWYFSQSPRVVIQPDIYPGNCWAFKGSQGYLVVRLSMKIYPTTFTMEHIPKTLSPTGNISSAPRDFAVYGLETEYQEEGQPLGRFTYDQEGDSLQMFHTLERPDRAFQIVELRVLSNWGHPEYTCLYRFRVHGEPIQ, encoded by the exons CATGGTCTGAGACGGTGAACATGGACTTTTCTCGGCTGCACACGTATACCCCACCCCAGTGTGTGCCAGAGAACACTGGGTACACCTACGCACTCAG TTCTAGTTATTCTTCGGATGCTCTGGATTTTGAGACTGAGCACAGGTTGGAACCTGTATTTGACTCTCCAAGGATGTCCCGCCGAAGCTTGCGCCTGGTCACAACAACAGCTACGTACAGCAGTGGGGACAGCCAGGCTGTTGACACGCACATCAGCAACAGCAGGGCCACCCCGGCCAAGGGGAGAGAAACCAG GACAGTCAAACAGAGAAGAAGTGCAAGCAAGCCAGCTTTTAGTATCAACCACCTGTCAGGAAAGGGCTTGTCCTCGAGCACAAGCCACGACAGCTCTTGCAGCCTGCGGAGTGCCACGGTGCTGCGGCATCCTGTGCTAGACGAGTCTCTGATTCGTGAGCAGACCAAAGTGGACCACTTCTGGG gtcTCGATGATGACGGCGACCTTAAAG GTGGAAATAAAGCTGCCACTCAGGGAAATGGTGACCTGGCAGCGGAGGTGGCGAGCAGCAATGGATACACCTGCCGCGACTGCAGGATGCTCTCAGCGCGCACTGACGCACTCACAGCCCACTCTGCCACCCACGGGACCACCTCCAGGGTTTACTCCAGGGATCGAACTCTCAAACCAT GCGGTGCGTCCTTTTACCTGGATAGGACTCTGTGGCTGGCCAAGTACACCTCCTCATCCTTGGCATCATTTATAGTTCAACTTTTTCAAGTGGTTTTAATGAAGTTCAATTTTGAATCAGAAACTTACAAATTGAAAGGCTATGAATCCAGAGCTTATGACTCACAGAGCCATGAGGCAGAAg CCCATCTCCATCACTGTGGGAGGATGACTGCCGGAGAACTTTCCAGAGTGGACGGGGAGTCCCTGT GTGATGACTATCAGGGGAAGAAGCACCAtgagacacacacagccacccCCTTGCAACCACCGCAGCCACACAGGGCGGCAGGGGCCATGGGGCGCCTCTGCACCTACACAG GTGACGTCTTGGTTCGAGCACTGCACAGGATTAGAGCTGCTGGGTGGTCTGTGGCCGAGACCATGTGGTCGGTGCTCTGGCTGGCTGTCACTGCTCCAG GGAAGGCAGCCTCTGGAACCTTCTGGTGGTTAGGGAGTGGCTGGTACCAATTTGTTACTTTGATTTCTTGGCTGAATGTGTTTCTTCTTACCAG GTGCCTTCGGAATATTTGCAAGGTTTTTGTCTTGCTCCTCCCATTCCTACTTTTACTAG GTGCTGGTTTCTCTCTGTGGGGCCAGGGCAACTTCTTCTCACTCCTACCAATGCTGAATTGGACAGCTATGCAGTCAACACAGAGGGTGGACGATTCCAAGGGCATGCATAGACCTGGCCCTCTTCCCCCGAGCCCACCTCCAAAG GTTGATCACAAGGCTTCCCAGTGGCCTCAGGAGAGTGACATGGGGCAGAGGGTAGCCTCTTTGAGTGCACAGTGCCACAGCCACAATGAGAGACTTGCAGAGCTGACAGTCCTGCTTCAGAAACTCCAGAACCGAGTAGAGCAAGTGGATGACGGCAGGGAAGGGCTGTCGCTGTGGGTCAGGGATATGGTTGGACAGCACCTGCAGGAGATGGGTGCCCTAGAACCCCCTGATACTAAG ACTGACTTCCTGACTTTCCACCATGACCATGAAGTGCGTCTCTCCAACTTGGAAGATGTTCTTAGAAAACTGACTGAAAAATCTGAG GCTATCCAGAAGGAACTGGAAGAAACCAGGCTGAGAGCAGGCAG CAGGGATGAAGAGCAGCCCCTCCTCGACCGTGTGCAGCACCTAGAACTGGAACTGAACTTGCTGAGGTCACAGCTGTCAGACTGGCAGCATCTGAGGACCAGCTGTGCACAG GCTGATGCCCGCATCCAGGAGACTGTACAGCTCATGTTCTCTGAGGATCAGCAGGGTGGCTCCCTTGAGTGGCTAATACAGAAGCTTTCTTCTCGGTTCGTGAGCAAGGATGAGCTGCAGGTGCTTTTGCGTGACCTTGAGCTGAAACTGCTGCAGAACATCACACACCACATCACCGTGACAGGACAGGCCCCCACGTCCGAGGCGATTGTGTCTGCCGTGAATCAGGCAGGGATTTCAGGAATCACAGAAGCG CAAGCGCATGCCATTGTGAGCAATGCTCTGAAGCTGTACTCCCAAGACAAGACTGGGATGGTGGACTTTGCTCTGGAGTCTGGAG GTGGCAGCATCCTAAGCACTCGGTGCTCCGAGACCTATGAGACCAAGACGGCGCTGCTGAGCCTGTTTGGGGTCCCGCTGTGGTACTTCTCACAGTCACCTCGCGTGGTGATCCAG CCCGACATCTACCCAGGGAATTGCTGGGCATTCAAAGGTTCCCAGGGGTACCTGGTGGTCCGGTTGTCCATGAAGATCTACCCAACCACATTCACCATGGAGCACATTCCAAAGACGCTGTCACCCACTGGTAACATCTCCAGTGCCCCCAGAGACTTTGCAGTCTAT GGACTGGAAACGGAGTATCAGGAAGAGGGGCAGCCTCTGGGACGGTTCACCTATGACCAGGAAGGGGACTCACTCCAGATGTTCCACACACTG GAAAGACCTGACCGAGCCTTCCAGATAGTAGAGCTCCGGGTCCTGTCCAACTGGGGCCACCCTGAGTACACTTGCCTTTACCGGTTCCGAGTCCATGGAGAGCCCATCCAGTAG
- the Sun1 gene encoding SUN domain-containing protein 1 isoform X3 — protein sequence MWRVFSPRPGRRGRGLRRRREAAWSETVNMDFSRLHTYTPPQCVPENTGYTYALSSSYSSDALDFETEHRLEPVFDSPRMSRRSLRLVTTTATYSSGDSQAVDTHISNSRATPAKGRETRTVKQRRSASKPAFSINHLSGKGLSSSTSHDSSCSLRSATVLRHPVLDESLIREQTKVDHFWGLDDDGDLKGGNKAATQGNGDLAAEVASSNGYTCRDCRMLSARTDALTAHSATHGTTSRVYSRDRTLKPCGASFYLDRTLWLAKYTSSSLASFIVQLFQVVLMKFNFESETYKLKGYESRAYDSQSHEAEAHLHHCGRMTAGELSRVDGESLCDDYQGKKHHETHTATPLQPPQPHRAAGAMGRLCTYTGKAASGTFWWLGSGWYQFVTLISWLNVFLLTRCLRNICKVFVLLLPFLLLLGAGFSLWGQGNFFSLLPMLNWTAMQSTQRVDDSKGMHRPGPLPPSPPPKVDHKASQWPQESDMGQRVASLSAQCHSHNERLAELTVLLQKLQNRVEQVDDGREGLSLWVRDMVGQHLQEMGALEPPDTKTDFLTFHHDHEVRLSNLEDVLRKLTEKSEAIQKELEETRLRAGSRDEEQPLLDRVQHLELELNLLRSQLSDWQHLRTSCAQADARIQETVQLMFSEDQQGGSLEWLIQKLSSRFVSKDELQVLLRDLELKLLQNITHHITVTGQAPTSEAIVSAVNQAGISGITEAQAHAIVSNALKLYSQDKTGMVDFALESGGGSILSTRCSETYETKTALLSLFGVPLWYFSQSPRVVIQPDIYPGNCWAFKGSQGYLVVRLSMKIYPTTFTMEHIPKTLSPTGNISSAPRDFAVYGLETEYQEEGQPLGRFTYDQEGDSLQMFHTLERPDRAFQIVELRVLSNWGHPEYTCLYRFRVHGEPIQ from the exons CATGGTCTGAGACGGTGAACATGGACTTTTCTCGGCTGCACACGTATACCCCACCCCAGTGTGTGCCAGAGAACACTGGGTACACCTACGCACTCAG TTCTAGTTATTCTTCGGATGCTCTGGATTTTGAGACTGAGCACAGGTTGGAACCTGTATTTGACTCTCCAAGGATGTCCCGCCGAAGCTTGCGCCTGGTCACAACAACAGCTACGTACAGCAGTGGGGACAGCCAGGCTGTTGACACGCACATCAGCAACAGCAGGGCCACCCCGGCCAAGGGGAGAGAAACCAG GACAGTCAAACAGAGAAGAAGTGCAAGCAAGCCAGCTTTTAGTATCAACCACCTGTCAGGAAAGGGCTTGTCCTCGAGCACAAGCCACGACAGCTCTTGCAGCCTGCGGAGTGCCACGGTGCTGCGGCATCCTGTGCTAGACGAGTCTCTGATTCGTGAGCAGACCAAAGTGGACCACTTCTGGG gtcTCGATGATGACGGCGACCTTAAAG GTGGAAATAAAGCTGCCACTCAGGGAAATGGTGACCTGGCAGCGGAGGTGGCGAGCAGCAATGGATACACCTGCCGCGACTGCAGGATGCTCTCAGCGCGCACTGACGCACTCACAGCCCACTCTGCCACCCACGGGACCACCTCCAGGGTTTACTCCAGGGATCGAACTCTCAAACCAT GCGGTGCGTCCTTTTACCTGGATAGGACTCTGTGGCTGGCCAAGTACACCTCCTCATCCTTGGCATCATTTATAGTTCAACTTTTTCAAGTGGTTTTAATGAAGTTCAATTTTGAATCAGAAACTTACAAATTGAAAGGCTATGAATCCAGAGCTTATGACTCACAGAGCCATGAGGCAGAAg CCCATCTCCATCACTGTGGGAGGATGACTGCCGGAGAACTTTCCAGAGTGGACGGGGAGTCCCTGT GTGATGACTATCAGGGGAAGAAGCACCAtgagacacacacagccacccCCTTGCAACCACCGCAGCCACACAGGGCGGCAGGGGCCATGGGGCGCCTCTGCACCTACACAG GGAAGGCAGCCTCTGGAACCTTCTGGTGGTTAGGGAGTGGCTGGTACCAATTTGTTACTTTGATTTCTTGGCTGAATGTGTTTCTTCTTACCAG GTGCCTTCGGAATATTTGCAAGGTTTTTGTCTTGCTCCTCCCATTCCTACTTTTACTAG GTGCTGGTTTCTCTCTGTGGGGCCAGGGCAACTTCTTCTCACTCCTACCAATGCTGAATTGGACAGCTATGCAGTCAACACAGAGGGTGGACGATTCCAAGGGCATGCATAGACCTGGCCCTCTTCCCCCGAGCCCACCTCCAAAG GTTGATCACAAGGCTTCCCAGTGGCCTCAGGAGAGTGACATGGGGCAGAGGGTAGCCTCTTTGAGTGCACAGTGCCACAGCCACAATGAGAGACTTGCAGAGCTGACAGTCCTGCTTCAGAAACTCCAGAACCGAGTAGAGCAAGTGGATGACGGCAGGGAAGGGCTGTCGCTGTGGGTCAGGGATATGGTTGGACAGCACCTGCAGGAGATGGGTGCCCTAGAACCCCCTGATACTAAG ACTGACTTCCTGACTTTCCACCATGACCATGAAGTGCGTCTCTCCAACTTGGAAGATGTTCTTAGAAAACTGACTGAAAAATCTGAG GCTATCCAGAAGGAACTGGAAGAAACCAGGCTGAGAGCAGGCAG CAGGGATGAAGAGCAGCCCCTCCTCGACCGTGTGCAGCACCTAGAACTGGAACTGAACTTGCTGAGGTCACAGCTGTCAGACTGGCAGCATCTGAGGACCAGCTGTGCACAG GCTGATGCCCGCATCCAGGAGACTGTACAGCTCATGTTCTCTGAGGATCAGCAGGGTGGCTCCCTTGAGTGGCTAATACAGAAGCTTTCTTCTCGGTTCGTGAGCAAGGATGAGCTGCAGGTGCTTTTGCGTGACCTTGAGCTGAAACTGCTGCAGAACATCACACACCACATCACCGTGACAGGACAGGCCCCCACGTCCGAGGCGATTGTGTCTGCCGTGAATCAGGCAGGGATTTCAGGAATCACAGAAGCG CAAGCGCATGCCATTGTGAGCAATGCTCTGAAGCTGTACTCCCAAGACAAGACTGGGATGGTGGACTTTGCTCTGGAGTCTGGAG GTGGCAGCATCCTAAGCACTCGGTGCTCCGAGACCTATGAGACCAAGACGGCGCTGCTGAGCCTGTTTGGGGTCCCGCTGTGGTACTTCTCACAGTCACCTCGCGTGGTGATCCAG CCCGACATCTACCCAGGGAATTGCTGGGCATTCAAAGGTTCCCAGGGGTACCTGGTGGTCCGGTTGTCCATGAAGATCTACCCAACCACATTCACCATGGAGCACATTCCAAAGACGCTGTCACCCACTGGTAACATCTCCAGTGCCCCCAGAGACTTTGCAGTCTAT GGACTGGAAACGGAGTATCAGGAAGAGGGGCAGCCTCTGGGACGGTTCACCTATGACCAGGAAGGGGACTCACTCCAGATGTTCCACACACTG GAAAGACCTGACCGAGCCTTCCAGATAGTAGAGCTCCGGGTCCTGTCCAACTGGGGCCACCCTGAGTACACTTGCCTTTACCGGTTCCGAGTCCATGGAGAGCCCATCCAGTAG
- the Sun1 gene encoding SUN domain-containing protein 1 isoform X2, translating to MWRVFSPRPGRRGRGLRRRREAAWSETVNMDFSRLHTYTPPQCVPENTGYTYALSSSYSSDALDFETEHRLEPVFDSPRMSRRSLRLVTTTATYSSGDSQAVDTHISNSRATPAKGRETRTVKQRRSASKPAFSINHLSGKGLSSSTSHDSSCSLRSATVLRHPVLDESLIREQTKVDHFWGLDDDGDLKGGNKAATQGNGDLAAEVASSNGYTCRDCRMLSARTDALTAHSATHGTTSRVYSRDRTLKPCGASFYLDRTLWLAKYTSSSLASFIVQLFQVVLMKFNFESETYKLKGYESRAYDSQSHEAEAHLHHCGRMTAGELSRVDGESLCDDYQGKKHHETHTATPLQPPQPHRAAGAMGRLCTYTGDVLVRALHRIRAAGWSVAETMWSVLWLAVTAPGKAASGTFWWLGSGWYQFVTLISWLNVFLLTRCLRNICKVFVLLLPFLLLLGAGFSLWGQGNFFSLLPMLNWTAMQSTQRVDDSKGMHRPGPLPPSPPPKVDHKASQWPQESDMGQRVASLSAQCHSHNERLAELTVLLQKLQNRVEQVDDGREGLSLWVRDMVGQHLQEMGALEPPDTKTDFLTFHHDHEVRLSNLEDVLRKLTEKSEAIQKELEETRLRAGRDEEQPLLDRVQHLELELNLLRSQLSDWQHLRTSCAQADARIQETVQLMFSEDQQGGSLEWLIQKLSSRFVSKDELQVLLRDLELKLLQNITHHITVTGQAPTSEAIVSAVNQAGISGITEAQAHAIVSNALKLYSQDKTGMVDFALESGGGSILSTRCSETYETKTALLSLFGVPLWYFSQSPRVVIQPDIYPGNCWAFKGSQGYLVVRLSMKIYPTTFTMEHIPKTLSPTGNISSAPRDFAVYGLETEYQEEGQPLGRFTYDQEGDSLQMFHTLERPDRAFQIVELRVLSNWGHPEYTCLYRFRVHGEPIQ from the exons CATGGTCTGAGACGGTGAACATGGACTTTTCTCGGCTGCACACGTATACCCCACCCCAGTGTGTGCCAGAGAACACTGGGTACACCTACGCACTCAG TTCTAGTTATTCTTCGGATGCTCTGGATTTTGAGACTGAGCACAGGTTGGAACCTGTATTTGACTCTCCAAGGATGTCCCGCCGAAGCTTGCGCCTGGTCACAACAACAGCTACGTACAGCAGTGGGGACAGCCAGGCTGTTGACACGCACATCAGCAACAGCAGGGCCACCCCGGCCAAGGGGAGAGAAACCAG GACAGTCAAACAGAGAAGAAGTGCAAGCAAGCCAGCTTTTAGTATCAACCACCTGTCAGGAAAGGGCTTGTCCTCGAGCACAAGCCACGACAGCTCTTGCAGCCTGCGGAGTGCCACGGTGCTGCGGCATCCTGTGCTAGACGAGTCTCTGATTCGTGAGCAGACCAAAGTGGACCACTTCTGGG gtcTCGATGATGACGGCGACCTTAAAG GTGGAAATAAAGCTGCCACTCAGGGAAATGGTGACCTGGCAGCGGAGGTGGCGAGCAGCAATGGATACACCTGCCGCGACTGCAGGATGCTCTCAGCGCGCACTGACGCACTCACAGCCCACTCTGCCACCCACGGGACCACCTCCAGGGTTTACTCCAGGGATCGAACTCTCAAACCAT GCGGTGCGTCCTTTTACCTGGATAGGACTCTGTGGCTGGCCAAGTACACCTCCTCATCCTTGGCATCATTTATAGTTCAACTTTTTCAAGTGGTTTTAATGAAGTTCAATTTTGAATCAGAAACTTACAAATTGAAAGGCTATGAATCCAGAGCTTATGACTCACAGAGCCATGAGGCAGAAg CCCATCTCCATCACTGTGGGAGGATGACTGCCGGAGAACTTTCCAGAGTGGACGGGGAGTCCCTGT GTGATGACTATCAGGGGAAGAAGCACCAtgagacacacacagccacccCCTTGCAACCACCGCAGCCACACAGGGCGGCAGGGGCCATGGGGCGCCTCTGCACCTACACAG GTGACGTCTTGGTTCGAGCACTGCACAGGATTAGAGCTGCTGGGTGGTCTGTGGCCGAGACCATGTGGTCGGTGCTCTGGCTGGCTGTCACTGCTCCAG GGAAGGCAGCCTCTGGAACCTTCTGGTGGTTAGGGAGTGGCTGGTACCAATTTGTTACTTTGATTTCTTGGCTGAATGTGTTTCTTCTTACCAG GTGCCTTCGGAATATTTGCAAGGTTTTTGTCTTGCTCCTCCCATTCCTACTTTTACTAG GTGCTGGTTTCTCTCTGTGGGGCCAGGGCAACTTCTTCTCACTCCTACCAATGCTGAATTGGACAGCTATGCAGTCAACACAGAGGGTGGACGATTCCAAGGGCATGCATAGACCTGGCCCTCTTCCCCCGAGCCCACCTCCAAAG GTTGATCACAAGGCTTCCCAGTGGCCTCAGGAGAGTGACATGGGGCAGAGGGTAGCCTCTTTGAGTGCACAGTGCCACAGCCACAATGAGAGACTTGCAGAGCTGACAGTCCTGCTTCAGAAACTCCAGAACCGAGTAGAGCAAGTGGATGACGGCAGGGAAGGGCTGTCGCTGTGGGTCAGGGATATGGTTGGACAGCACCTGCAGGAGATGGGTGCCCTAGAACCCCCTGATACTAAG ACTGACTTCCTGACTTTCCACCATGACCATGAAGTGCGTCTCTCCAACTTGGAAGATGTTCTTAGAAAACTGACTGAAAAATCTGAG GCTATCCAGAAGGAACTGGAAGAAACCAGGCTGAGAGCAGGCAG GGATGAAGAGCAGCCCCTCCTCGACCGTGTGCAGCACCTAGAACTGGAACTGAACTTGCTGAGGTCACAGCTGTCAGACTGGCAGCATCTGAGGACCAGCTGTGCACAG GCTGATGCCCGCATCCAGGAGACTGTACAGCTCATGTTCTCTGAGGATCAGCAGGGTGGCTCCCTTGAGTGGCTAATACAGAAGCTTTCTTCTCGGTTCGTGAGCAAGGATGAGCTGCAGGTGCTTTTGCGTGACCTTGAGCTGAAACTGCTGCAGAACATCACACACCACATCACCGTGACAGGACAGGCCCCCACGTCCGAGGCGATTGTGTCTGCCGTGAATCAGGCAGGGATTTCAGGAATCACAGAAGCG CAAGCGCATGCCATTGTGAGCAATGCTCTGAAGCTGTACTCCCAAGACAAGACTGGGATGGTGGACTTTGCTCTGGAGTCTGGAG GTGGCAGCATCCTAAGCACTCGGTGCTCCGAGACCTATGAGACCAAGACGGCGCTGCTGAGCCTGTTTGGGGTCCCGCTGTGGTACTTCTCACAGTCACCTCGCGTGGTGATCCAG CCCGACATCTACCCAGGGAATTGCTGGGCATTCAAAGGTTCCCAGGGGTACCTGGTGGTCCGGTTGTCCATGAAGATCTACCCAACCACATTCACCATGGAGCACATTCCAAAGACGCTGTCACCCACTGGTAACATCTCCAGTGCCCCCAGAGACTTTGCAGTCTAT GGACTGGAAACGGAGTATCAGGAAGAGGGGCAGCCTCTGGGACGGTTCACCTATGACCAGGAAGGGGACTCACTCCAGATGTTCCACACACTG GAAAGACCTGACCGAGCCTTCCAGATAGTAGAGCTCCGGGTCCTGTCCAACTGGGGCCACCCTGAGTACACTTGCCTTTACCGGTTCCGAGTCCATGGAGAGCCCATCCAGTAG